Proteins from one Microcoleus sp. FACHB-672 genomic window:
- a CDS encoding SAM-dependent methyltransferase has product MSVKLRNVVPWGHSLDEYIRMFDLSAADRQRLILDCAGGAASFNLEMTRLGYKIISCDPIYQFSTSEIIQHIEESYSNVFKSVQANRDGYIWRETQSPTQLEEAGMTALRQFLDDLPAGLQQGRYVTAQLPVLPFNTGQFDLALSGHFLFTNSDILSQEFHLAALLEMCRVATEVRIFPLLMLSGEVSPWVEPVKKELESRGYKVETQPVPYEFQKGGDQMLRVSVPG; this is encoded by the coding sequence GTGAGTGTGAAACTAAGAAATGTAGTGCCGTGGGGACACAGCCTTGATGAATATATCAGGATGTTTGACCTTTCCGCAGCAGATCGGCAGCGATTAATTCTTGATTGTGCCGGGGGCGCTGCCAGTTTTAATCTGGAGATGACACGCCTGGGTTACAAAATAATTTCTTGCGATCCAATTTATCAGTTTAGTACCTCTGAAATTATCCAGCACATCGAGGAAAGTTATTCAAATGTGTTCAAAAGTGTGCAGGCAAATCGAGACGGCTATATTTGGCGAGAAACTCAGTCGCCAACGCAGCTTGAGGAAGCCGGAATGACGGCGTTGCGGCAATTTTTGGATGATTTACCGGCAGGACTTCAGCAAGGACGCTATGTAACTGCACAGTTGCCGGTTTTGCCCTTCAACACCGGCCAATTTGATTTAGCATTATCTGGTCATTTTTTGTTTACGAATTCCGATATTCTTTCACAAGAGTTTCATCTAGCTGCACTGTTAGAAATGTGCCGTGTTGCAACAGAAGTGCGGATTTTTCCCCTGTTAATGCTATCTGGCGAGGTGTCGCCGTGGGTTGAGCCGGTGAAGAAGGAATTGGAATCGCGGGGATACAAAGTAGAAACCCAGCCGGTGCCTTATGAATTTCAGAAGGGCGGCGATCAAATGTTACGCGTGAGTGTGCCGGGGTAA